Proteins from a single region of Sylvia atricapilla isolate bSylAtr1 chromosome 7, bSylAtr1.pri, whole genome shotgun sequence:
- the FASTKD1 gene encoding FAST kinase domain-containing protein 1, mitochondrial — translation MLCLRQVCLFTLRHYQARTLCSDLLLSQISGCTHEDEVFSLVGRNKARLSEKHVGIALNMLWQLQKKRSLLSRSSDYVRNHSEFLTLCILAENKAEHMEDEVIVDTLYSIMRLDIEGNISLAKVLVTEAWRRLERLSLPALSKFALCLYKQHRPFSPVLGQVAHIVDKKLDSIQDIRILSVLMVSISEVITESFRDRLLHKAEQLLEEKDEVHFNYARRILQFLQNARLKYHPLLGKCNRIFLESASHLDIHSISHIFGLYEQLGFDNAEFRLIAKQLLSEAIDDCYDPETFAKLFFSLGPMAGSKVRERLLVTAEHMAEEFSSHQVLTILKTMQKMKCRNSYLLKKMASVLHKHLDSYHALQLVKLTQSLVALHCQDLELFAKLKMLLLGYLKSSVIPADTAAIIRVLAMLPSFQVEEMIINKAAAVLPQCRLHHLNCIATALVKWNHHGQLHRQNRSELCAKLLQKLNDCGFQRLQKANNLNLLLEELSYVSGEWFEEVLSEETLPVCQRLLDQITWANVLPLSLFLIKSDHRCPALFDRIASVTVENIDKIPPSEIYFILFLFSALNYDPPDNEEFFKSCIQHLTSNLSHLETYHLVLLGQVLAMAGYFPPVLITTIFNVSFLSKLDAQLKVLPDTVKQRVHSRLMKLNRAVCLECPEFHIPWFHEPYCQRVFHNSTSRINPQRQHIHRMLTEILGGKNYSRISVLTPYYYEIDFECVLDVNKKPLSYMAQHIPLDGVGGIHLRRDIKDEGRKGLPPGAQRIALEFLDSKAFSKDYSRHLKGEPAVKKRHLEMLGYRVAQIPHFEWNSMVLSTKSEQLEYLRQQLYGIE, via the exons ATGCTTTGTTTGAGGCAGGTTTGCTTGTTTACACTGAGACATTACCAAGCTCGAACTCTGTGTAGTGATCTGCTTTTGAGCCAGATAAGTGGCTGCACCCATGAAGATGAAGTGTTCAGCCTTGTGGGAAGGAACAAGGCCAGACTTTCTGAAAAGCATGTGGGAATTGCATTGAACATGCTGTGGCAATTGCAAAAGAAGAGGTCCCTTCTCTCAAGGTCTAGTGACTATGTAAGAAATCACTCCGAGTTTCTTACCCTTTGCATTCTGGCAGAAAACAAGGCAGAACACATGGAAGATGAGGTGATAGTGGATACCTTGTATAGCATCATGAG GCTCGATATTGAAGGCAACATTTCTCTAGCAAAAGTGCTTGTTACAGAAGCATGGAGAAGATTAGAAAG GCTTAGTCTGCCTGCTTTGTCTAAATTCGCTCTGTGCCTATACAAGCAGCACAGGCCCTTCAGTCCCGTACTTGGCCAAGTAGCTCATATTGTGGACAAGAAGCTGGATTCTATACAGGATATAAG GATCTTGTCAGTTTTGATGGTCAGCATATCTGAAGTTATCACAGAGAGTTTTCGAGATCGATTACTACACAAGGCTGAGCAGCtcttagaagaaaaagatgaagtcCACTTCAACTATGCCAGAAGAATACTGCAGTTTCTTCAGAATGCTAGACTGAAATATCATCCATTGCTAGGAAAATGCAACAGGATTTTCCTTGAAAGTGCCTCCCATCTTGACATACACAGCATTAGTCATATTTTTGGACTGTATGAGCAGCTGGGTTTTGACAATGCTGAATTCCGCTTGATTGCTAAACAGCTGCTATCTGAAGCTATAGATGATTGTTATGATCCTGAAacatttgcaaaattatttttttctcttgggcCTATGGCAGGATCCAAGGTTAGAGAAAG GTTGCTAGTAACTGCAGAACACATGGCAGAGGAATTTAGCAGTCACCAAGTATTGACGATACTGAAGACtatgcagaaaatgaaatgcagaaattctTATCTActcaaaaa AATGGCTTCTGTTCTGCACAAACACTTGGATAGCTATCATGCATTACAGTTGGTAAAGTTAACACAATCCTTGGTGGCGTTGCATTGCCAGGATCTGGAGCTGTTTGCCAAACTAAAAATGTTACTATTAGG TTATTTAAAATCTAGTGTGATACCTGCAGATACTGCAGCCATAATTCGTGTTCTGGCCATGCTTCCTTCTTTTCAAGTGGAGGAAATGATTataaacaaagcagcagcagttctaCCTCAGTGCAGGCTCCATCATTTGAATTGCATTGCTACAGCTCTTGTCAAGTGGAATCATCATGGCCAGTTGCACCGGCAAAACCGTTCTGAGCTATGTGCCAAGCTGCTGCAAAAACTAAATGACTGTGGATTTCAGAGGCTTCAGAAAGCCAACAACTTAAATCTTCTGTTGGAAGAACTTTCATATGTGAGCGGAGAGTGGTTCGAAGAAGTCCTGAGTGAGGAAACTCTGCCCGTGTGTCAACGCTTGCTAGATCAAATAACATGGGCAAATGTTTTACCCTTGTCTTTGTTCCTCATAAAATCAGACCACCGTTGTCCTGCATTATTTGACAGGATAGCTTCTGTAACTGTTGAAAATATAGACAAG attcccCCCTCTGaaatctattttattctcttccttttctctgctttgaatTATGACCCTCCTGACAATGAAGAATTCTTTAAAAGTTGTATCCAACATCTTACTTCTAACTTAA GTCATCTTGAAACTTATCACTTGGTGCTGCTTGGTCAAGTTTTGGCAATGGCTGGGTATTTTCCTCCAGTTCTGATAACGACaatatttaatgtttctttcCTAAGCAAACTGGATGCTCAACTTAAAG tccTACCTGATACAGTGAAGCAGAGGGTCCACTCACGTCTCATGAAACTGAACAGAGCAGTCTGTCTGGAATGCCCAGAGTTTCACATCCCTTGGTTTCATGAACCATACTGCCAACGTGTCTTTCATAACA GCACGAGCCGAATAAATCCACAGCGACAGCATATTCACAGAATGCTGACAGAGATCTTAGGAGGGAAGAATTACTCAAGAATATCTGTTCTCACACCCTACTACTATGAAATAG ATTTTGAGTGTGTCCTGGATGTAAATAAAAAGCCTCTTTCCTATATGGCTCAGCATATACCTTTGGATGGTGTAGGGGGAATACACTTGAGACGTGACatcaaggatgaagggagaaAGGGTCTGCCACCAGGAGCTCAAAG AATCGCTTTGGAATTTCTTGATTCAAAAGCTTTTAGCAAAGATTATTCACGTCATCTGAAAGGAGAACCTGCAGTGAAAAAGCGACACCTGGAAATGCTGGGGTACCGAGTTGCTCAG ATTCCTCACTTCGAATGGAATTCCATGGTTCTATCAACAAAAAGTGAACAGCTGGAATACCTGAGACAGCAGCTGTATGGAATAGAGTAA